The Blautia luti nucleotide sequence TGGAAGAACGTGGAAAATATCTGATAAAAGTAGACAGATATTTTGCATCCAGTAAGATATGCAGCGTATGCGGACATAAGAAGAAAGAGCTGGCATTATCAGAACGGATATACCTATGCGAATGTGGAAACCGGATGGACCGGGATGTGAATGCAGCGGTCAATATTCTGAAAGAAGGAAAAAGAATATATAAAAAATGTGCATAATAGCACAGAAAAGATCCGTAACCGGATAAAAAAGAACCGCGGGACACGCGGGGATAGCCTGTTTTAGCTTTGCCCTGAAGGGCAATTGAGCAGGAAGCTCCCACTTCAAAATCTGTAAGATTTAAGTGGCGAGAGCATGTCACGTTCTATGTTATGTATGGTAATGGCGATATATACAGGTCATAAAATAATTACTGGTAATAGAAAAGAAAAGGCAAAAAAAGAGAAAGTTACAGATAGGGAGGGATAAATAATGTTGGAAGTAGGAATTAAGGCACCTGATTTTGAGTTGCCCGATCAAAATGGGAAAATACATAGATTATCGGATTATACAGGAAAAAAAGTGATTTTATATTTCTATCCCAAGGATAATACAGCGGGATGCATGAAACAGGCATGTGGTTTTTCCGAGAGATACCCTCAGTTTACCGAAAAAGGTGCAGTTATTCTTGGAATCAGTAAGGATTCTGTATCCTCTCATAAGAGATTTGAGGAAAAATATGGATTGGCATTTACACTTTTAGCAGATTCAGAGCGGAAAGTTATTGAAGCTTATGATGTATGGAAAGAAAAGAAAAATTATGGAAAAGTCTCTATGGGAGTAGTAAGAACCACATATCTTATTGATGAACAGGGGATTATTATAAAGGCAAATGATAAAGTCAAGGCTGCAGATGATCCTGAAAATATGCTTAAGGAATTAGATTAATGAAGATAATATTATCCCCTGCTAAAAAGATGATTACAGATATTGACAGCATAGCACCGGATGCATTGCCTGAATTTATTGAAAAGACGACTGAGATACAGAGTTGGTTGAAAAGTAAGTCAAAAGAAGAATTGAAGACCATCTGGAAATGTAATGACAAAATTACAGAACAGAACTTCAATAGATTTGAAAACATGGATCTTTATCATTTACTTACTCCAGCTGTGTTATCATATGAAGGAATTGCTTTTCAATATATGGCTCCATCCGTGTTTGAGGACAGTCAGTTCGAGTATGTACAAAATCATTTGAGAATAATATCTGCATTTTATGGTGTGTTAAAACCAAGAGATGGTGTGACGCCTTATCGTTTGGAAATGCAGGCGAAGGTTGGAATAGGGGAAACAAAAAATCTGTATGAGTACTGGGGAGATTTATTGTACCGCTCAGTGATTGATAACAGCAGGGTTATAATCAATCTAGCATCAAAAGAATACTCTAAATGTATAGAAAAATATCTGACACAACAGGACAGATATATTACGATTACATTTTGTGAGTTATCAGGAGATAAACTGGTGACAAAAGGTACATATGCTAAGATGGCTCGTGGTGAAATGGTTAGGTTCATGGCTGAAAACAGTATTGAAAATCCCGAGGATATTAAGAAATTTGATAGACTAGGTTATTCATTCCGTTCTGATTTATCATCAGATGTAGAATATGTTTTTGAACGAAAAAAGGATGATTAAATGATTAAAACAAAAAGTAGTCAGTAATGTTAATTTATTATAACAATAAGAATTGTTACTACTATTGATTGATAATAAATTAATATTGATATATAATTATAATTAATAATGAATCCTAATAAGCATGGAATGGATTACACTAAATACAAATCAAGGTATTTATAGAAAACAGTTAATTCCGTGATAGGAACCTATTGCGGATTTCTGCCTCTGTGGTGGAGAATATGTAGAAGAAGTATACGCATACTGCAATCGTCATGGGTTTTGGAAATGCTAAAAACACTTGACATTCGTGCTAAGATTACAAAATAATTCAGATACAACAGTAATATATTTATAAGGAGGAACAAACTAATGAAATATGTATGTGACGTTTGCGGATGGGAATATGATGAAGAGGAAGGTTATCCTGAAGGTGGTATTGCACCAGGAACAAAGTGGGAGGATGTTCCGGAAGATTTTGAATGTCCATTATGTAATGTTGGAAAAGATCAGTTTTCAGAAGTTGAATAGAAGCCTAATCTTGTGTTAAATACGGATGGATAAATAAAAAGGGCGTGTGAAAAAACGAGAGTTTTTTCATGCGTCCTTTTGCTTATGGATGTAATAGTAGTTATATTACATAAAAAAGGATATAGTTCCCCTTACCCCATAAGAATGCTATTATGAAATCCTATGCGGCAGTTGCACCTTTTTTCTGTTTGTTGTGATATTTATAAAGATTGTGTCCGATAGAAACAAGAAATACTTCGAGCAGTACAGATTTTATTCCTCTTCGGACAATTCTTTTGTACCACCGATCGTTTTTCATGATACCAAAAGTACCTTCTGCCTGGATGGATCTGTTCATCCTCAGAAGTGCTCCCTGGATACTTTCGAGATTTTCTATCACTTCCTGATGCATCGCTGTAAGTTCGCGGTTGATCCGAACAGTACGGTTTTTATTTGTCTTTTTACATTGTTCTGCGTATGGACAGCTGGAGCAATCTTCACACTGATACACTTCTTCCTGACGCCCATACTTGTTTCCCTTTACGTTTTTTTGATACTGAAGGTAAAATCTTTTCCCGTTTGGGCAACGCATAATCCCGTCTTTCCCGATTGGAAAATTTACTGCACGAAATGGATCTTCATGATACTTCTTGTCAGTAGTCTCTTTCTTGAACATAGGGAACTTCATATATTTTTTCATTCCATGCTGCTCACAGAAGATGTAATTATTGTAAGAACCATATCCGGCATCTGCCACTGGATATTTCGGATAAAAGCCATATGTCGTATAAAACTTGTTCATCAATGGAATAAAACAATCCATATCTGAGCGATACTGATTTACATCGACAACAGCAATGTACTCATCTGCAACACCGACCTGTATATTATAGGCTGGAAGCAACTGGTCATTTCCCATGTAGTCTTTCTTGATTCGCATAAAAGTGGCCGAATGGTCTGTTTTTGAGTAGCTGTTGCGCTCTTCTCCGCAGATCTTTATTTTTTCTACATATTCTTCCAACTTGGTTGTATACTCCCTGAGTTTTTCATAATGACGCTGCTGCGTAGTTTTACGATGTCCTCTACCATGAACAAATATCGTTTCATCAATCTGCCAGGCTTCAGCATACTGCTCGGCAGCTTCTTTTAAATACTCTGGTGCATACTCACTATTGATACAAAGCTTTATCCCTGTACATGACAGCTCTTCATTGATTTCCTTAAAGAGTTCAGTAATCTTATCAAAGAGCCGGTATCTGGATTTTTCTGTGGCTTTTTTCCACACCCAGGAATATTTATTTGCATTTGCTTCAAACTTGGAACCATCGATGTATAGATGTTGGAGATCCACATGTTCTGTCTCGAAGATTTTTTTGTTTATGTCTCGAAATATTTCTTCAATGGAATCAGCAAGCACCTCATTAATGAAGTAGCCGAAGGTACGATAAGAAGGGGTTTGATGGTCCATAAGATACGTAAAGCGGAGAT carries:
- a CDS encoding rubredoxin — translated: MKYVCDVCGWEYDEEEGYPEGGIAPGTKWEDVPEDFECPLCNVGKDQFSEVE
- a CDS encoding peroxiredoxin → MLEVGIKAPDFELPDQNGKIHRLSDYTGKKVILYFYPKDNTAGCMKQACGFSERYPQFTEKGAVILGISKDSVSSHKRFEEKYGLAFTLLADSERKVIEAYDVWKEKKNYGKVSMGVVRTTYLIDEQGIIIKANDKVKAADDPENMLKELD
- the yaaA gene encoding peroxide stress protein YaaA, producing MKIILSPAKKMITDIDSIAPDALPEFIEKTTEIQSWLKSKSKEELKTIWKCNDKITEQNFNRFENMDLYHLLTPAVLSYEGIAFQYMAPSVFEDSQFEYVQNHLRIISAFYGVLKPRDGVTPYRLEMQAKVGIGETKNLYEYWGDLLYRSVIDNSRVIINLASKEYSKCIEKYLTQQDRYITITFCELSGDKLVTKGTYAKMARGEMVRFMAENSIENPEDIKKFDRLGYSFRSDLSSDVEYVFERKKDD
- a CDS encoding transposase encodes the protein MLIQDYLDICDPVLTFDRFMGEIELEKYLKNIPQHYTGRFRYAPVSMLKTVLFGFMANGYISLRELEDQCKVNLRFTYLMDHQTPSYRTFGYFINEVLADSIEEIFRDINKKIFETEHVDLQHLYIDGSKFEANANKYSWVWKKATEKSRYRLFDKITELFKEINEELSCTGIKLCINSEYAPEYLKEAAEQYAEAWQIDETIFVHGRGHRKTTQQRHYEKLREYTTKLEEYVEKIKICGEERNSYSKTDHSATFMRIKKDYMGNDQLLPAYNIQVGVADEYIAVVDVNQYRSDMDCFIPLMNKFYTTYGFYPKYPVADAGYGSYNNYIFCEQHGMKKYMKFPMFKKETTDKKYHEDPFRAVNFPIGKDGIMRCPNGKRFYLQYQKNVKGNKYGRQEEVYQCEDCSSCPYAEQCKKTNKNRTVRINRELTAMHQEVIENLESIQGALLRMNRSIQAEGTFGIMKNDRWYKRIVRRGIKSVLLEVFLVSIGHNLYKYHNKQKKGATAA